AACGCCTCACACATTCCGCAGGCATTACAGGACTCAGACACGGCGAAATCATAGAACACTCCCGGCGAAATTTCAGCATGTGAGTCTTTGAGTCTGTCAGCAAGAAATTCACACGAAAGAAAGATATTATTCTTGTCATGAAAAATTACGTCCTCAAGAATATTACTGCCCTTTCTTTTTCCGCGAGCAAACATCATCGCAAGCATATCACGCCGCGAATATTCTCCCTCAAAATTTCCGTCCCGAATGATTTTCACATCATGGCCGAGTCTCAATGCGTCAAGAAACTTGAAGGCCGTCCCGAAATTATCGCCTGAAACTTTTTCTGACAGCTCGCAATCCTCACAGGGCATAACGAGAATAATATCAGGATTCACCGAAAGCACCGCCGAAATCAAAGCGGGACTCAGAGATTTAACGCAGAAATTTCCGCCAGCCTTCAGACATTTCACAGTGTCATTAACCGCAAAATCCCGGAAAATTTTGTAGTCCCTAAGCCGCAAAGCCTCAGACGGACAGACAGACGCGCATAACCCGCAGGCCGTGCATTTTTTCCCGTCAACAAGAGGAAGCCCCACAGAAATTTTGAGAGCGTCAAAATTGCAAGCACTCTCGCAAAGTCCGCAAGGCTCAAAACGATTCCGGCGGTTAAGGCACATTGACTCATTCAGGAGCGGTATATTGTCCGAGAAAAGCAGCTGCGATAATCCGCCGAGTAACATTTATGCTCTCATTCCCTTTTTGGGCTTGTAGTAGAGATTCGGCTCTGTCTTTTCGGGTGAAACGTCATCATTGACCGCCCGGACGAGTCCCGATTCTTTGCGTAATTCGTCAACATCAGCAAGGGTTAAGCACCTGCTTGTGCATGACGCAACACACACAGGAAGCTCGCCGCGTTTCAGCATGTCAATACAGCCGTTGCATTTCGCGGCCTTCTTTGTGTCCTCGCGAACCTGGACAGCTCCGTAAGGACACGCCTTAGCGCAAGCCCCGCACCCTATGCAGACATCTTCCTTCACGTATACCATCCCGGTGTCGTCGTCTTTCGTCATCGCACCTGTAGGACATGCCGCGACACACGCAGGATTCGAGCAGTGCCGACACATTTTCAGCGTGAACCAGACGAAAACGTCCGGGAATTTCCCGCGCTCCCTCTCCTCAATCGCATTGAAGTTCACACCAACGGGCAAATCGTTTTTGTCCTTGCATGAGACTACACACGCACGGCATTCGAGGCACTTGTTCATATCGTGGCGAAAACCTTTCTGGCTCATAGTTTATTCCCCCTCTCACACTAGAATATTATTCTCTGAGGCCACAAAGCATCGGGCAGTGAAGGCTTGTCATATTTCGCTACTTCCGCAATGCTCACGAACGACTCAATGTCCGGCCCTGAAGGGAATGTGCCTGTCAAAACGTTCGGGCAGCCTCCGATGTCATAGCCGTCTTCATTGAGCTGTACCCATGAACCCTCGCCGAGCATTACGACTCCGGGCATGACTCGCTCTGTGATGTGAAGCCTGCGTACTACAGTCCCGTGATCGTTGAAGATTTTGACGGTATCATCCTCTTTGAGTCCGCGTGATTCTGCGTCAACAGGATTCATCAACAACGGAATCGGGAACGCTTCACGGAGCCACAATGAATTGCTGACATTTCCGTGCGCTCCTCTTGGGACGTGGACACTGCAAACCTGAAGCGGGTATTTCCCCTTTATGCCCTTCTCGAAATCCGAGAATGTAGCCTCGTAGCCTTCTGTTGACGGCTCATAGATTGCTATCGGGTGTCCCTCGTTCCATCCTGCTTTTGTTACCATTTCGGCCAATTCACCGCAGTAAATCTGAATTTTCCCGTCGCGAGTCTTGAGGGGATTTTTCTCCGGGTCATCGCGGAATTTCTTGTTGTTGATGTAGTAGAAAGCGTCATCCATTTTTCGCGGCACCTGGTAGCTTCCTGCCTCGCGTAATTCGCTGAGTGTTATTCGTCCCTGCTGAGGCTGTCCCTCAACGCCCATCGCTTTAATGTCATCGGCGGTAATCGTCAAAAGAGTCTCCATCCCGGAATTGTCCGGCTTTGCGACTTTCGCCCCGGCCAACATGTTGAAGTTCTGCTGCTTCAGTGAAACGGGTTCAACTTCTTTCGGGTCAAGTCCGAGCCTCTTGCCTAACTCCAACGCTATCCATCCGTCATCTTTTGCCTCAAATAACGGGTCAATAACTTTCTGCGTCCATATGATGACCTCACGCGCTCCGCCTAATACCATTCCGTCCCGCTCCCAAGGGGTTGTGATTGGGAGTACGACATCTGAGAACATAGCGTTGCTGTTGAGCAAAAATTGATGAGTAACAATGAAGTCAACCTTTTTGTGAGCCTCGATGCTTTCCATCGTGTTGGCTGTCTGCGAGACTATGTTGCTATGGGCATGATATATCACGTGAACGTCCAAATCTTTCTTGTCGCCCTGTCCCGCAGTGTATTTCCCTGTGAGGATTGCCCGCCAGTGTTCATTAGCGCACATTCTCTCGCTGTTGGGAATGGGATTCTTGATTGCCTTAACGCCTGTTGAGCCGGGAGCTACAAGAGCAGGGCCGCCTTCCGTTGAACGTTCCTGACAGCTGCACGAGAACGCACCGCCCGCGATCCCCACATTGCCCGTCATGGCCGCTAACGTTGTCTGAGCGAGGCAGACATGAGTCGCTTTGTCAGCACGCGCAGAGTTCCACGCAAAGAGAGCTGTTACGGGTTTCGTGAGTCCGACTTCACGCGCAAGACGGTAAATCGTATCAACAGGAGTCCCGCAGATTTTTGATGCCCATTCGGGAGTCTTGGGAAGTCCGTCAAGATTCCCCAAAACGTAATCCTTGAAGTTGAGCTTGGGATCTGCTCCTTTCGGCATATGCTCAGAGTCGAATCCTACTGTGCAGCGGTTCAGGAAGTCCCAGTCAATCATAGGCTTTTCGGGGCTGTCTTCCTTCAGCATAACGTAAGCCATTGCGAGAATTAGCGGTGTGTCGGTCGCGGGTCTTATCGGGATATACTCATCGGCGATAACGGAGGCTGTTGTTGTGTACATGGGATCTATCGCGATGATTTTCGCTCCGGCTTCCTTTGCGCGAATCAAGTTGTTCATTGCTGAAGGGTAACTGTTCCACGCAGGATTACTTCCCCAGAGGAGAATCAGTTTTGCTTTCACGAGGTCGAGTCGGTCATTCTGATTGTGAAATTTCCTGTCGTAACCGAAAATCGGCCTCATTGCCTGCCTCCATGCACCGCGAGACCTGCTGCCGTATTTCGACATGTAACCGCCGTAAAGCCCAAGTACCCGGAAAATTTCCCCGCCCTGATTGTTGAAGTTCTCATCCATGAGGAATATTGACTTAGGGCCGTACTTCTCCTTTGACTCGCGAATCTCTGACGCAACAATGTCTAGTGCCTCGTCCCATGAGATTCTCTCCCACGTGTCGCGCCCCCGTAATGATTTGTCCCCGCCTCCGTGTGTCCAGTGAGTCCGCTTCATCGGGTACTTCAGCCTGTCCGGCCCGGCAACTTGCTGACGCTGTGCGTGTCCCCTCGCGCAGGCTCTCAGCTGCGGGTAATCGATTGAGTCGGGGTGAGTGTCATCGGTCTTGAGACGGACAATTTTCCCCCCGCTAACGAGTGCTTTGATGTGGCAGCGTCCTCCGCAGTTATGCCAGCACGGAGCGTTTTTCCATTCGCCTTTTTCCTGTGAAATTTCCTGAGCCTCAGCGGGCGTTATCTTCTTGAGTTCGTTCTCATAGCCCGTTAAAGCCGTCAATGCCGAAACAGCCGCGCTCCATTTGAGGAAAGCACGCCGTCCCAGCTTGAATTTTGAGATCGTGTCAATTAATCCCATTGTGCAAAATGACTCCTTTCGTGAAAATTTTTGTATGTCAGCCAAGAATTTCACCGAGAAGATTCATATCCTCAAGCACAAAGCCTTTGAGAATAATTCCTGCTCCCCTGTAAAATTCTGTGAGCGCGTATTTCTGAATGTCCCGCGAAAATTCCGAGACCCATTGCGACAAATGATCGTCAAGAAATTTCCTGCTGTCTTTCAGTGCGTCTTCATTCCCCGCAAGCCGTAACATGAAATCAAGCTCGAACCCTATATGATCGTCTGCCTCATGAGGATAATTTTTCGGGATAAAGTTATATTTGAGATACTCCCGCCGAACCTCGAACGCCGTATCCTGATACAGTAAATGCTCGTTGCTGCGGTAAACAGACTCCCACGGCGGAGCAGGAAGCGCATACGGCCCTACGAATAACTGCGTGAAATCCCAGCGGACTTCTGATGTCATTTCGTCGTCTTTGTCTTTCTTGTCTGCGAAAAATTTTGTGATGAAATTTATTCCCGTGTCGATGAGATTGCCTTCCTCGCGGAACGGGAAACTGTCAAAAATTTCATTGTCCCTCATTGCCTGAAGAAGTGATTTTGACGGCTCAACGTAAAATATTTTCTTCAGAACGTCATAGCCGTATTGCCTCATCTCCATAATGATTTTGAGATCGTCCCTGTTAAGTTTTTCACCCATGATTAATTTTGCCCTCAGAATATGAATATCAATTGCCCCGATTAACCGCCGGGACTCTGAACGCAAAATTTCAGGGAAAAAGTGTAAAGAGGCTACAATTTCTCACGCCGGCGATAACATAATGCAGCACGTGCAAACTTGCAGGCCGTTCATGTTAATGTCAGACGCAATGAAATTCCCCTCCTCAATTTGTGATTGTGATTTGTGAGATTCTAAGCGTGTATCAGTTCAGGCGCAATAATCCAATGTCAGTAATCAGCCATTCCGCAAACGCCCGGTAATCATTAATCCCGAAAACAGGAACATCACACTCAAAAGGGACATCACTAATCACCGCAATATATTCACCGTCAGGAAGGCCATAATCCCCGCGCCGGAGTCCGATTCGCTTTAAGCCTTTCACACTCTTGAAGCCCTCCGCGATAATCACATCGACATCATGAATACGGGTCAATATATCCTCAAGCGGCGTAAATCTGTTCTCCATTATTGCCGAGTGAGTCCCGGAAGTTATTGCGACAACCTCCGCGCCTGCCTGCGTGAAACGGTATGTGTCTTTGCCTTCACGGTCAACCGAAAAATTATGCGCGTCATGTTTCACGACTGCGACTCTGATTCCGCGCTTCCTGAGTTCGGGTATTAGCCCCTCAATGAATGTTGTCTTGCCTGAGCCTGACCACCCGCAGACCGCGTAAACTGGTATATTCCGAATAATGAAAACCTCCAATTGTTTTTCGCGCTGAACATGAATTAGAATATCACAATCACAAAACATTTCAGGAGGAAAAATTTTCATGCCGTCAAAATTAACGTGAGCAGTAAAAATTTATGCACGTGCTGCAAACTGCCATGTTGATACGGCCTCTGCGATTCCTTCTTCACTTTCCGATTAACTTTCAGGCAGTCAAAATCATAAAACGTTCGGTGAAAATTCAGGGGGTAATTTCACGCCCTCAGAATTAATTTATACAAGGAGTGATTTTTTCCATGCGTAAAATTTTAGGCGTACTCCTCGTTTTTGCGGTAGTGTTCTCGTTCGCTTCCGTATCATTCGCAGAGTACAAAGGCACAGTAACATTTGACGTAAACCTCAAAGACGCGGCAAAAGCTGAGAAAGCTGAATTGTGGCTCCCCTATCCTATGTCAGACGCGAATCAGACAATAACGCTTGTTGACGTGAAATCGAACGGCGCGAAAGTCGGAGTCGAGAATGACCCGAAAGCCGGAGCAGTTTACCTCCATGCGACATGGACAAAGCCCGCTGAAGTTCCGAGCCTCACGATGTCGTTCAAGGTCGACTCGCATTACGCAAAGAAACCCGCGGCGGCTCTCAAAGAGACAAAAGACGCATTCCCGCCGGAAGTCATGAAATACACGATGGCGACTCCCTCGCTCCCAATCGATAAAGGCTTCTGCGCTGAGGCAAGCATGGAATTTCTCAAGAAAGAGACCGTTCTCGAAAAGGCTCAGAGTATTTACATGTGGGTGCTTGAGCATACATTCAGGGACGAGAGCGTGAAAGAGGGCTGCGGACTCGGACTTCCTGAGCGCACAATCTCAGAGAAGAGCGGCGGCGGAAAATGCGCGGACATCAGCTCGGTGTTCGTTGCGCTGGCGAGGGCTTCAGGGATTCCGGCGAGGGATGTTTACGGCTTGAGGGTTGACCCGGCCAAGTCAGGCGAGATCACCGGAAACTATCACTGCTGGACAGAGTTCTACGTTCCCGGAACAGGCTGGGTGATGGCTGACCCTGCCGATGTCCGCAAGAAGATGCTGAATGAGAAAATCGAGAAGGTTGCGGACGCAAAGAAATGGATTGATTTCTTCTGGGCGGGCGATGACCTTCTGAGAATCGCTCTCAACCGCGACACACGCGAGACAGTATTGAGTGAGTCAACAGCAAAGACTCCGTTGACGTACTTCATGTATCCCTATGCGGAGATTGACGGAAAAGCGATAGACTGGTTCAGCCCTAAGACATTCGAGTTCAAAGTGAAACTTGATTTAGACTAACCGCAAATTTTGCCCTGCCTGTAAAAAGACGGGGCATTATTTTTCCCCTCATGAAAAGCAAAATATTAATCCTCTCAGCTTTCGTTATCGCTGTCGTTTCGTATTTCATTTTCCCGCCGTACAAGAATTTCATTGACATGACTCTCTCTGCGTTTGCGTCGGGGGATTTCGGGGTCATGCGTGAATTTATTGCTGACTACGGAGCATACGCCGCGGCGGTGTCGTTTTTCCTGATGATATTTCAGTCGGTAGCCGCTCCCCTTCCTGCGTTCGTCATCACTCTTGCGAATGCGAATCTTTTCGGCTGGGTGAAGGGCGCAATCCTCTCATGGTCAAGCGCGATGGCCGGGGCTGCTTTGTGCTTCTACATTTCGCGGGTACTCGGACGGAATGCCGCTGAGAAACTCACGAGCCGGGCAGGGCTTCAGTCAGTCGACAAATTTTTTGACCGCTACGGAACTCACAGCATACTTATTGCGCGACTCCTTCCGTTTATCTCGTTCGACCTTGTGAGCTATGCGGCGGGGCTAACGTCAATGCGTTTCTTGCCTTTCTTTGTGGCAACGGGAGTCGGACAATTACCTGCAACAATCGTATATTCATATGTCGGCGGAATGCTGACGGGCGGAGCGCAAATGTTGATGACGGGATTACTATTCCTCTTTGCGCTGTCTGCTGTCGTTGTGATGATGAGACAGATTTACAGGGAGCGCGGAAAATGACCCGCCGGATAAAAGTTGTAGCCTTTGTGATTTTGCTGACGGTGATAATTTTGCTGGGTCATTATTTCGGAGGCACTGAGAAATTCATTGAGGCCGCGAAAAATTCCCGTGCGCTTGCTGACGATTACCCATTAACGGCCATGATGATATACATTCTCGCTACATCATTCTGCTGTGTCGTTCTTGCTATGCCGGGGGCGTTCTTTGCGGTTATCGCTGGGATTCTCTTTGAGCCTTTCACGGGGACAATACTATGCGTGATTGCGGCGACTCTGGGTGCTGTGCTTGCGTTTCTTGCGGGAAGATATTTCCTGCGCGACTCAGTTCGTCCGATGATTGAGACAAATTCCCTGCTCAAGAAATTTCTGATTGATGACGTTCAGCACAGCGGAGTGATTTTGCTGATGGTAACGCGGCTTGTACCTGTATTCCCGTATAACCTTCAGAATTTCGCTTACGGCCTCACGGACATAAAGCTATTGCCGTATACTGTGTACACGTTCATATTTATCGCTCCGGGTTCTGCGGTCTTCACGCTGGGCGCGGCGGGTATCGGAGACTCTGAGCGGAGAAATCTATACTTGTTCATTGCCGTATCAGTCGCAGTAATCGTAACAATCGCGGGAGTCATTCTGCACAAAAAATTCATTAGGAGGTAACAATGTCATGAAAAAATTTCTGCTTGTCATGGCCGTATTCTGTGCGTTAGTGTCAGCGTCATTTGCTGAAGAGCTTTCGTTAATCGTCAACAAAGAAAAGGGAGAAATAATCATCCCCGCCGAAATCAACGGAAAATATTTAGTCAGCCCGACAAAACACGCTCTCTCATACTACAAGGGCGGCAACGGCGAAAAATCCATCATGCGCGCACTAGTCAGCGAGATCGATTACTACAACGCATTAACCGAACTCGGAGCAGTCCCGGGCAACAACATAAAGCCGGAAGACATGAAAGCCCGCAACAGCTCAGAAGGGAAATCAACAGAAGGCTCAAAGCTCGCGGCGTTCTTGACGTGGGAAGGCTCAGACGGTGAAATCCCGCTTGATGACGCTGTAATAACTACGTCCGCAAATGGAGAAGTCAGACCCATAGACCTGAGATTTTCCGGCAACCTCGAATTTGCACAGAGAGCGCACCCGGGTTGCTTCATCTGCCTTGACTCATGCGCCGCAGGAATCAGCACTAATGCCGCGTGGCCTACAGGAGCCATGAACAATAGGGAGGTCAGCTTCAAGGGTAACGCAAAAATTCTCCCGCCTGACGGAACAAGGGTAAACGTAATTGTGCGTCTCGTGAAATAATGCTCGCAATCCTCTACAACTCCGTAACGCTGGGAATGTTAATCAGCGTGTGCTTGTTCCTCAATGAATGGCTTGAAATGCGCGTAAATATCGGCTGGGTATTCTTCGGTTTATCCGGCCTCCTCTTTTTGTTGCAGACTGTCATAAAGCCCCTGCGGAAATTTTGCGCGACATTCACGGCCTCAGCGTTTAGCCTCGCTGTTTCGTGTTCGGGAATATTCCTGCTTCTCGGTTCTGAGGGCGTGAAAATCATTCCTGCGTCAATAATCCGTGAAGGTCTGATGATTAACAGGGTTTCTTTTGCTACAATCAACACGGCCATGATTGCTTTTGCGGTTATCGGCCTGATACTGATATACGTAACGAGGGAAAGAAAATGAGCATCAGAAAATTTCTGTTCCGTTCGGCAATGAAAGCTGATATGTTTCTCGCGGCCTCATCAATTCTCAGACAGTCATCGGGGAAAAGTGAGACCGTGTTTTTTCCGGGGTGCAGTCTCATGGGCTACAATCCTGAATATGTCTTTGCGGTTCGTGATTACATCATCGGGAATTTAGGCTCCTGCGGAATATTCACGGCCTGCTGCGCCAAACCGCTAAAGCTCATGGGAGAGTCAAAACTATTCACGAAACGACTCGACAGCGTAAGGCGGTCTCTTGACGCAATGAACGCCCGCACGGTGATTACAGCCTGCCAGAGCTGCAACAACCTTCTCCGGCAATACGACACGGGACGGGAAATATTATCCTTGTGGCCTCTGATACAGTCTCACGGACTCCCCGAAAGATTACGCGGGAAATTCTCCGGGCTTGACGCAAGCATTCAGGACTCATGCACGAGCCTGCCGGAAGTCTCCGAGAGCGTCAGGAGGATTCTTGCGTTTCTCGGCGTGAATGTGATTGAGTTTCCGCTGAAGAAATGCTGCGGAGGAGTCCAGACTCTCACGACATGCGACTCACGTTACGGCAGAAAGTGCAAGATTGAGCGGGCGAACGAATCACCCTGCGACATCATAATCTCATACTGCGCCTCTTGCCGGTCTGCTATGAGTCTCGGAGGACATGACAGCATTCACATACTTGATTTAATTTTCGGGGAGGGCGAGCCGTCAGCAAAACATTCTAACCTCTACAACAGATACATCACAGCAAGGAGAGTACGACATGATACCGTTTGAAGAAATGATTGATGATAACGCGCTGAAATTCACGGCGGAAAAATTGCGGGTGCTTCAGGTCAATATAGGGAGTCTCTGCAATCTTTCCTGCACTCACTGCCACATTAACGCCGGGCCGGGACGGAAAGAGATTATGACGCGGGAGACAATGACTCACATTCTGCGGATACTCCCGAATTTTGAGACTCTCGACATTACCGGGGGTGCGCCGGAAATGAATCCTGATTTCCGTTTTCTTGTTGACGAGGCCGCGAAACTCGGAGCGCATATCATCGTGAGAAGTAATCTTGTTATCATGACGCAGAGAGGCTACGAGGATATACCCTCTTTTCTTGCTGACAGAAATATAGAGATTGCCGCGTCCCTTCCCTGTTACACGGAGGAGAACTGCGACTCAATGAGGGGAAAAGGTACATTCAGTGCCGCAATATCTGTGCTGAAGACTCTTAACGCCCTAGGCTACGGCCATGATGAGAGTCATATTCTCGATCTCGTCTACAATCCTAACGGTGATTTTCTCCCTCCGAATCAGTCCGAGCTTGAAGCGGAATACAAATCGCGCCTAATGTCCGAACACGGGATCACATTCACCCGGCTGTTTACCATCACAAATAACCCGATCGGGCGTTTCGGCGACTCTCTCAGGAAGTCGGGAGACTATGACAGCTACATGAATCTCCTGCGCGACTCCTTCAACCCGTCAGCAGCAGAAAATATGATGTGCAGATTTCAATTGTCTGTCGGCTGGGACGGGAAATTGTACGACTGCGATTTCAATCAGCCGTTAGGACTCACGATTGACGGCCCGGAAAATATCGCAGACCTTCACGAGATTCACAGGAGGCGAATCAGATTCGGGAATCACTGTTACGCCTGCACAGCCGGAAGCGGGTCAAGCTGCGGAGGAACGACAGTACAGTGATTTCGGTGATTGTCCCTGTCCTGAACGAGGCCGAAAGAATCACGGGGCTAATATCATCATTGCAGAGTCTTGACGGGGAAAAGGAGATAATAATCTCTGACGGAGGAAGCACGGACGGTACACGCGAAAAAATTTCAGCCTTCAGCAATGTAACACTCATAAATTCACCATCAGGACGCGCAAGACAAATGAACGCCGGAGCAGAAATATCATCGGGGAAAATTCTGTGGTTTGTACACGCTGACTCTATCGTCTCACCTTCAAGCCTTCACGACATAGAACGGGCAATTTCTGACGGGGCAATAGGGGGATTTTTCCGGCTGAAGTTTTATGACGCTGGCGACTGTTTCATGCGGTTCATTGAGCGGACATCACACACGCGGGCAAAAAATTTCTGTCTCATTTTCGGGGATCAGGGATTATTTCTGAGGCGTGATATTTTTGACGATCTCGGAGGATTCGCGGACGTTTCATTGATGGAGGACTGGGAAATTTCGCGGAGGCTGAAGCGTTTTCACAGTCAGGGGAAAATTCACGCGCTTGATACTGTGATAGGGACATCGGCAAGAAGATACACGCAGAACGGAAGATTTCACACGTGGCTGAAGATGAATATCGTGAAGGCTCTGTACATTCTCGGCGTGAACACTGAGACATTGAGGCTGATTTATGACGGCGGGAAATGATAACGCGCTCATAATATTCTCCCGTCTTCCCATCGGCCATGAGACAAAGACGAGACTCGCCCCGCTCCTGAATGAGACTCAGCGGTCAAAATTACACCTTGCTATGTGGCGTGATATTTTCGGCGAGGCACTGAAGCTCCGTAACACCGACATATATTTATATTGGACGGGAAGCGGGAACATTTCAGACTGGCAGAAATATATTCCGTGTTCGTTCATTCTCAGAAAACAGGAAGGTGAAAATCTCGGTGAAAGAATGCGTAATGCCATGCGGGATATTTTTGCGCTGAGATATAAGCGGGCTGTGATTATCGGCTCTGACATTCCATCGGTGAAGGCTGAGAATATCGCACGGGCTTTCGGCTCGCTGAATGACTCTGACGCTGTTATAGGGCCGTCATCTGACGGAGGCTACTGGCTCATAGGCATGAGGAAATTTATCCCTGAGGCATTCGGCATATCATCATGGGGAAATTCGAGCGTCCTTGCTGAGACTGTGAGAACGCTGGCCGGACTCGGAATATCATGCGGGACAGCGGACACTCTTGACGATTTAGACACGCCCGAAGATGTCATCAGATACAGGGGCATGAACTCAGACACCTGCACCGGGCAATATATATCTTCTGATACTGTTCTGTGAAGTGTTCACGGCAAAATTATACCCCCTCATGATTCAAGGGGGTACGGAATGAGTTTCACTATTTCAGCGTGAAGTCGTAATGCTTTGAGTAATCCTCCTGAATGTTCAGGCGGAGAGTCCTGTTCGCGAGGTCGTAAACTGATGTGTGCCATGTCTGCCAGAAATTATTGGGATTAATATTCCTGTCGTGCAGCTTGTAGGTATCAATCTGGGACTGAATATCTGCCTTGAAATCCATCGGAGAGTGTGCGATTGTCAGGCTTCCTTCTGTGAACTCAGTGTACCAGAAAGGATTTGTATCGGCTTCATAGGCTTGTGTATATTTCACGCGCTCCATTAAGTGAGACATTCCCTCGGCGGATTCTGCGCCCTCTGCGTAATGCTCCTTCAGTATGGCGTAACGTTCAACTCCGCAGGCATGTGGCGTAAGAATCGGGAAGCCCTCATAGATTTTCCCGGCAACTTTCTGCCCTGTCTGAGCTACATGCTTTGCGTAAAGAGTTTTCGGCGCATAGTTGACGTAGAAATTTGTCATGATGTTGTCCGTGTCGTTTCTTGCGACAAGCTCGCCGTCAATGCACTCAATGATGTAGGTCTCCTTCTCGTCAGAAAGCATCCAGTGAAGCCCCCACCATGTTCCGTAACCGCCGTAAATGTCCATGTTCTTTAAGA
This DNA window, taken from Synergistaceae bacterium, encodes the following:
- a CDS encoding linear amide C-N hydrolase, translating into MNISKKCAVYMLTVLVIFGFAVCGSAAQEATFTAPKKLADYLYYMEYTDYAPDLTTGEQVKTGFACSAVRNGNFYGRNLDLDYADVPEFVIKIAAKESEGRYASIGMAANFKFKANEVDKISEAQLLALPNMTFDGINENGVAMNSNVAPAVDLDFATLLSTNYGKPRIHSMAVVRYVLDHAKSAAHGVELLKNMDIYGGYGTWWGLHWMLSDEKETYIIECIDGELVARNDTDNIMTNFYVNYAPKTLYAKHVAQTGQKVAGKIYEGFPILTPHACGVERYAILKEHYAEGAESAEGMSHLMERVKYTQAYEADTNPFWYTEFTEGSLTIAHSPMDFKADIQSQIDTYKLHDRNINPNNFWQTWHTSVYDLANRTLRLNIQEDYSKHYDFTLK
- a CDS encoding TIGR04282 family arsenosugar biosynthesis glycosyltransferase, encoding MTAGNDNALIIFSRLPIGHETKTRLAPLLNETQRSKLHLAMWRDIFGEALKLRNTDIYLYWTGSGNISDWQKYIPCSFILRKQEGENLGERMRNAMRDIFALRYKRAVIIGSDIPSVKAENIARAFGSLNDSDAVIGPSSDGGYWLIGMRKFIPEAFGISSWGNSSVLAETVRTLAGLGISCGTADTLDDLDTPEDVIRYRGMNSDTCTGQYISSDTVL
- a CDS encoding TIGR04283 family arsenosugar biosynthesis glycosyltransferase, with the protein product MISVIVPVLNEAERITGLISSLQSLDGEKEIIISDGGSTDGTREKISAFSNVTLINSPSGRARQMNAGAEISSGKILWFVHADSIVSPSSLHDIERAISDGAIGGFFRLKFYDAGDCFMRFIERTSHTRAKNFCLIFGDQGLFLRRDIFDDLGGFADVSLMEDWEISRRLKRFHSQGKIHALDTVIGTSARRYTQNGRFHTWLKMNIVKALYILGVNTETLRLIYDGGK
- the arsS gene encoding arsenosugar biosynthesis radical SAM protein ArsS (Some members of this family are selenoproteins.) gives rise to the protein MIPFEEMIDDNALKFTAEKLRVLQVNIGSLCNLSCTHCHINAGPGRKEIMTRETMTHILRILPNFETLDITGGAPEMNPDFRFLVDEAAKLGAHIIVRSNLVIMTQRGYEDIPSFLADRNIEIAASLPCYTEENCDSMRGKGTFSAAISVLKTLNALGYGHDESHILDLVYNPNGDFLPPNQSELEAEYKSRLMSEHGITFTRLFTITNNPIGRFGDSLRKSGDYDSYMNLLRDSFNPSAAENMMCRFQLSVGWDGKLYDCDFNQPLGLTIDGPENIADLHEIHRRRIRFGNHCYACTAGSGSSCGGTTVQ